From the Verrucomicrobiia bacterium genome, one window contains:
- a CDS encoding helix-turn-helix domain-containing protein produces the protein MRQNLKLPSDWDGNLWHYRNLGRTHAMHHHAELEFNLVTQGRGLYLLANRKYEIRRGDLLWLFPAQEHLLIEQTLDFEMWIGVFKPAAIGRITTPHYGSVLRESNPAGDFRRRLQERELARLELLLQEIAGGSEPVNLLNAGLAYVLLNAWRYFDRAAEVPFHDVHPAVERAARLIRNDSSLGLDELARRSGLSAQRLSRLFKQQTGIALVDFRNRQRIEKFLLHYGTGNRVTTLDAALEAGFGSYPQFHRVFKRVMGYPPRKHRLRLVVPASPSATP, from the coding sequence ATGCGCCAGAACCTGAAATTGCCTTCTGATTGGGATGGAAACCTTTGGCACTATCGCAACCTGGGCCGCACGCATGCGATGCATCACCATGCCGAACTGGAATTCAACCTCGTGACGCAGGGACGCGGCCTCTATCTCCTCGCAAATCGAAAGTATGAAATACGCCGCGGCGACCTGCTCTGGCTTTTCCCCGCGCAGGAACATCTGCTGATCGAACAAACCCTGGACTTCGAAATGTGGATCGGGGTGTTCAAACCTGCCGCCATCGGCCGCATCACGACGCCGCACTACGGGTCGGTGTTGCGCGAATCCAATCCTGCGGGCGATTTCCGCCGCCGCCTGCAGGAACGAGAGCTCGCCCGTCTTGAATTGTTGCTGCAGGAAATCGCGGGCGGATCCGAACCGGTCAACCTGTTGAACGCAGGACTTGCCTACGTGCTGCTCAACGCGTGGCGATACTTCGATCGCGCTGCGGAAGTTCCCTTCCATGACGTGCATCCCGCGGTTGAACGCGCGGCGCGATTGATTCGGAACGACTCCAGTCTCGGATTGGATGAGCTTGCGCGACGATCAGGTTTGAGCGCGCAACGCCTGAGCCGCTTGTTCAAGCAGCAAACCGGGATTGCGCTGGTCGATTTCCGCAATCGACAGCGCATCGAAAAATTTTTGCTCCATTACGGAACGGGAAATCGCGTCACGACGTTGGATGCGGCATTGGAAGCCGGTTTCGGCAGTTACCCCCAATTTCATCGCGTGTTCAAGCGCGTGATGGGCTATCCGCCGCGAAAGCATCGCCTGAGGCTTGTTGTTCCTGCATCGCCATCTGCAACCCCGTGA
- a CDS encoding phytanoyl-CoA dioxygenase family protein has protein sequence MITISKEQRELYSTEGYMILPGVIPPDLLEMLREECSYYLGYMDGLMDSKGVQSVGITHRGKRYFINNRYRLSNRLWQFVFSDLMAKVAEATVGPDACLFHEQWVVKGAEQGMKFSWHQDSGYVKWYDPSTNHKPYVTCWCTLDAVNEENGTVYILPHSRAGTRGRIIDHQKEEGSNDLIGYTGSDPGDPLIVPAGSIVAFDSFVFHRSGPNRTNRMRRIYLPQYSGEPIRRPDGKPWAMATPFLQNGKNVYNHAEDSEQKYGPFPDEKKESI, from the coding sequence ATGATCACGATTTCCAAAGAGCAGCGGGAACTCTATTCCACGGAAGGCTACATGATCCTGCCCGGCGTGATTCCGCCGGACCTGCTGGAGATGTTGCGCGAGGAATGTTCGTATTACCTCGGTTACATGGACGGGCTGATGGATTCCAAGGGAGTTCAATCAGTCGGCATCACGCATCGCGGCAAGCGATACTTCATCAACAACCGCTATCGACTCAGCAATCGTCTCTGGCAATTCGTCTTCAGCGATCTGATGGCCAAGGTCGCCGAAGCGACCGTCGGGCCTGATGCCTGCCTGTTCCATGAACAATGGGTCGTCAAGGGCGCCGAGCAGGGGATGAAGTTTTCATGGCACCAGGACAGCGGCTATGTGAAGTGGTATGACCCGAGCACGAATCACAAGCCATACGTCACCTGCTGGTGCACGCTCGATGCAGTGAACGAGGAGAATGGGACGGTTTACATCCTGCCGCACTCGCGCGCGGGAACACGCGGCAGAATCATCGATCACCAAAAGGAGGAGGGGAGCAACGACTTGATCGGCTACACAGGATCGGATCCGGGCGATCCGCTGATTGTGCCCGCGGGAAGCATCGTCGCGTTCGACAGCTTCGTGTTTCATCGCAGCGGACCGAACCGCACGAATCGCATGCGGCGCATTTATCTTCCGCAATACAGCGGCGAGCCAATTCGGCGTCCTGACGGCAAACCGTGGGCGATGGCGACTCCGTTCCTGCAGAACGGTAAGAACGTTTACAACCATGCAGAGGACAGCGAACAGAAGTACGGACCGTTT
- a CDS encoding glycoside hydrolase 43 family protein, giving the protein MKSLLGTLVGIAAFSFCATTPLNAAEPAVGAQNPIIHADVPDIAMIRVGDTYYMSSTTMHMSPGVPIMKSKDLVNWEIVNYACDVLDDLDELNLANGKHTYGRGSWASSIRFHKGVYYVTTFAATTGKTHVYTTRDIEKGPWEAKSFRPSLHDHSLFFDDDGRVYMIYGGGNLRLVELKEDLSGLLEGGLNQVVVTNAHLIASTNVGLNAEGSQLMKVNGKYYLFNICWPRGGMRTVLIHRADKLAGPWEGRVALQDKGVAQGSIIDTPAGEWFAYLFQDSGAVGRIPYLVPVKSEDGWPVLGVEGKVPMTLNLPPSRGLIPGIVAPDEFDRDAGDRPLPLVWQWNHNPDNKLWSLTERPGFLRLTTGRTDQHFLSARNTLTQRTIGPECSGITALDIRHLKDGDFAGLALLQAQYGLVGVKAEAGTNFVVMASAQSSGLRGRASEAREVERVPIGATQVFLRAECDFRNKTDRARFSYSLDGQSWNRIGNELRMSYTLPHFMGYRFGLFNFATKEAGGHADFDYFRITDKISN; this is encoded by the coding sequence ATGAAATCCCTCCTTGGAACACTTGTTGGAATTGCAGCGTTTTCCTTCTGCGCGACAACGCCCCTGAACGCAGCGGAACCCGCCGTGGGCGCCCAGAACCCGATCATCCACGCCGACGTTCCCGACATCGCCATGATCCGCGTGGGCGACACGTATTACATGAGCAGCACCACCATGCACATGAGCCCCGGCGTGCCGATCATGAAGTCAAAGGACCTGGTGAACTGGGAGATTGTGAACTACGCCTGCGACGTTCTCGATGACCTGGACGAATTGAACCTCGCCAACGGGAAACACACGTATGGCCGCGGATCCTGGGCGAGCAGCATTCGATTTCACAAAGGTGTTTACTACGTCACCACGTTCGCGGCGACGACCGGGAAGACTCACGTTTACACGACGCGGGACATCGAGAAAGGTCCGTGGGAAGCGAAGTCGTTCCGTCCATCGCTGCACGATCATTCGCTTTTCTTCGACGATGACGGCCGCGTTTACATGATTTACGGCGGAGGCAACTTGCGCCTCGTGGAATTGAAGGAGGATCTTTCCGGGCTTTTGGAAGGCGGCTTGAACCAGGTCGTCGTCACCAACGCCCACCTGATTGCGTCAACGAATGTCGGGTTGAACGCTGAAGGTTCGCAGCTCATGAAGGTGAACGGCAAGTATTACCTGTTCAACATCTGCTGGCCTCGCGGCGGAATGCGCACCGTGCTCATTCATCGCGCCGACAAACTCGCAGGCCCCTGGGAAGGCCGGGTCGCGCTGCAGGACAAAGGCGTCGCACAGGGAAGCATCATCGACACTCCCGCCGGCGAATGGTTCGCCTATCTCTTCCAGGATTCCGGCGCGGTCGGCCGGATTCCCTACCTTGTGCCCGTCAAATCGGAGGATGGCTGGCCCGTGCTCGGTGTTGAGGGAAAAGTCCCAATGACCCTCAACCTGCCGCCGAGCCGCGGCTTGATTCCGGGAATCGTTGCACCCGATGAATTCGATCGCGACGCCGGAGACCGTCCGCTGCCGCTGGTGTGGCAGTGGAATCATAATCCCGACAACAAACTCTGGTCGCTGACCGAACGCCCCGGGTTCCTGCGTCTGACCACGGGCCGAACCGATCAACATTTCCTATCCGCCCGAAACACACTCACGCAGCGCACGATCGGCCCGGAATGTTCGGGCATCACGGCCCTGGATATCCGTCATTTGAAGGACGGAGACTTTGCGGGGCTCGCATTGCTGCAGGCGCAATACGGATTGGTGGGCGTAAAGGCCGAAGCCGGCACAAATTTCGTGGTGATGGCAAGCGCGCAATCGAGCGGACTACGCGGCCGGGCGAGTGAAGCGCGCGAAGTAGAGCGGGTGCCGATCGGCGCGACGCAGGTGTTCTTGCGGGCGGAGTGCGATTTCCGGAACAAGACCGACAGGGCGCGCTTTTCCTACAGCCTGGACGGTCAATCGTGGAACCGCATCGGCAATGAATTAAGGATGAGCTACACGCTTCCGCATTTCATGGGTTATCGCTTCGGCCTGTTTAATTTCGCAACCAAGGAAGCAGGCGGTCACGCTGATTTCGATTACTTTCGAATCACCGACAAAATCTCGAATTGA